A region from the Gemmatimonadota bacterium genome encodes:
- a CDS encoding DivIVA domain-containing protein: MIELTPLDVRKKRGDFRKGMRGYDPGEVDTFLEIVAERLEALVKENMTLKERSARLGDQVREQQDREKAVQDALVTAQALRKDISGQAQREAELMRREAEAEIERMLMDAENRLDEIRLSMDEMDRRRRRFLRAVRAMLERELDFVSVEEGRDPLEERPLELELFVPRGGAGGRDTAPSDARGDTEEEDDEDIVAIETLGPEPGEDDEDREVAPWQPHWRFTLGESEQPGSDG, encoded by the coding sequence ATGATCGAGCTCACACCACTGGACGTTCGAAAGAAACGGGGCGACTTCCGCAAAGGCATGCGCGGCTACGATCCGGGCGAGGTCGATACGTTTCTCGAGATTGTGGCGGAGCGGCTGGAGGCGCTGGTCAAGGAGAACATGACGCTCAAGGAGCGCTCGGCTCGCCTCGGTGATCAGGTGCGCGAGCAGCAGGATCGCGAGAAGGCCGTTCAGGACGCTCTGGTCACGGCGCAGGCTCTGCGCAAGGACATCTCGGGACAGGCCCAGCGGGAAGCCGAGCTGATGCGTCGCGAAGCCGAGGCCGAGATCGAGCGGATGCTGATGGACGCGGAGAACCGCCTCGACGAGATCCGCCTGTCGATGGACGAAATGGATCGCCGCCGCCGCCGCTTCCTTCGGGCAGTGCGTGCCATGTTGGAGCGCGAGCTGGATTTCGTCTCCGTCGAAGAGGGCCGTGATCCGCTCGAGGAGCGGCCGCTGGAGCTGGAACTGTTCGTCCCTCGCGGGGGCGCAGGGGGCCGCGACACGGCGCCCAGCGATGCACGGGGTGACACAGAGGAAGAGGACGACGAGGACATCGTCGCCATCGAGACGCTGGGTCCTGAGCCTGGGGAGGACGACGAGGACCGGGAGGTGGCGCCCTGGCAGCCTCATTGGCGCTTCACGCTGGGCGAGTCGGAGCAGCCGGGCTCGG
- a CDS encoding YggS family pyridoxal phosphate-dependent enzyme, which yields MARVACESDAEPRAGEESALERVYRDRLRESLPRIEAGMAEAAVRSGREASAVRLVAVTKGHPVAALRAAWAEGIADLGENRPEILVERRGLLPAGAVRWHLIGHVQRRKAREAAEAADLFHALDSERLAERLSRVLEEEGRVLPVLLQVNTSGETVKGGFEAAEALDALGRVLELPGLEVRGLMTMAPFVEDEGWIRRTFRRLRELHEQATALSRYQGTELSMGMTHDFEIAIEEGSTMIRVGTALFGERA from the coding sequence TTGGCACGGGTCGCTTGCGAGTCGGATGCCGAACCCCGAGCGGGGGAGGAGAGCGCCCTGGAGCGGGTCTATCGGGACCGCCTCCGGGAATCGCTTCCGCGGATCGAGGCGGGTATGGCCGAGGCTGCGGTCCGGTCCGGGCGGGAGGCGAGCGCCGTCCGCCTGGTTGCGGTCACCAAGGGACATCCGGTCGCGGCCCTGCGCGCTGCCTGGGCGGAGGGGATCGCGGACCTGGGCGAGAACCGACCGGAGATTCTGGTGGAGCGGCGGGGCCTGCTCCCTGCAGGGGCCGTTCGTTGGCACCTCATCGGGCACGTCCAGCGCCGCAAGGCCCGGGAGGCGGCAGAGGCGGCGGACCTGTTCCATGCCCTCGATTCGGAGCGGCTCGCCGAGCGTCTGAGCCGGGTCCTGGAGGAGGAGGGGCGCGTGTTGCCGGTGCTGCTACAGGTGAACACCTCTGGGGAGACCGTCAAAGGCGGCTTCGAGGCGGCCGAAGCTCTCGACGCCCTGGGCCGTGTGCTGGAGCTGCCGGGGCTGGAGGTTCGGGGGCTGATGACCATGGCGCCGTTCGTGGAGGACGAAGGCTGGATCCGGAGGACCTTCCGGCGCTTGCGGGAGCTGCACGAGCAGGCGACCGCCCTGAGCCGGTATCAGGGCACGGAGCTGTCCATGGGCATGACCCATGATTTCGAGATCGCGATCGAGGAGGGAAGCACGATGATTCGTGTCGGCACCGCCCTCTTCGGCGAGCGCGCGTAG